In one Lolium rigidum isolate FL_2022 chromosome 3, APGP_CSIRO_Lrig_0.1, whole genome shotgun sequence genomic region, the following are encoded:
- the LOC124700890 gene encoding B3 domain-containing protein Os12g0592300-like, with protein MAGDEKGRCVKCREWQEHYFWEHMDLSNIRFFKLMIGDFQHRVSIPEKVANNFTRLMAKEGFTLKSPSGETWCVAAEKIADELFFVSGWEEFVKDHELQENDLLLFECSGIGCFDVRIFDSSGSEKASCFFTDKKGTNMQRHFDNITGQQAEGHCLLSDSNKAIVPLSQPVGSPHKASTSKKPIKEAESPNNSNYQDKCVVDDEEEENDNEHTYSNYSYSRLASHLTADEREQIFGLASIQPRNPVFVVVLQKSHVRGAKNILIIPSKFAAEHLEGKSHEVLLLRPNSKEQWHVKYYHASLTRGFNGGRWVKFVRDNRLCEGYVCIFELMRGARKVTMTVHVVRKVDDQFVLLG; from the exons ATGGCGGGTGATGAGAAGGGAAGGTGCGTGAAGTGCAGGGAGTGGCAGGAACACTACTtctgggagcacatggatttgagCAACATCAGGTTCTTCAAGCTCATGATTGGAGATTTTCAGCATCGCGTT AGCATTCCAGAGAAGGTTGCCAACAATTTCACCAGGCTTATGGCCAAGGAAGGATTCACCCTCAAATCACCTAGCGGCGAGACATGGTGCGTCGCCGCTGAAAAGATTGCCGATGAGCTGTTCTTTGTGTCAGGATGGGAGGAATTTGTCAAGGATCATGAACTGCAGGAGAATGACCTCCTGCTCTTCGAATGCAGTGGCATTGGCTGCTTTGATGTACGCATCTTTGACTCGAGCGGCTCTGAGAAAGCGTCCTGTTTCTTCACCGATAAAAAGGGCACCAACATGCAAAGACACTTTGACAACATTACGGGTCAGCAAGCTGAAGGACACTGTCTTTTGAGCGATTCCAACAAGGCCATTGTGCCGCTGTCGCAGCCGGTTGGGTCTCCTCACAAGGCCTCTACATCAAAGAAACCGA TAAAAGAAGCTGAATCTCCAAACAACAGCAACTATCAAGATAAGTGTGTGGTggacgatgaagaagaggaaaatGACAATGAACACACTTACTCCAACTACTCCTACTCAAGGCTTGCAAGTCACCTAACTGCGGACGAACGAGAGCAAATATTCGGGTTGGCATCAATTCAACCACGCAATCCTGTTTTTGTGGTGGTCCTGCAGAAGTCCCATGTTCGTGGGGCGAAAAACATCCTG ATCATCCCCAGCAAGTTTGCAGCTGAACATCTTGAGGGAAAATCACACGAGGTACTGCTTTTGAGGCCAAACAGCAAAGAGCAGTGGCATGTCAAGTACTACCACGCAAGCCTCACCCGAGGCTTCAACGGCGGACGCTGGGTCAAGTTTGTCCGCGACAACCGTCTGTGCGAGGGCTATGTCTGCATCTTCGAGCTGATGAGAGGCGCCAGGAAGGTGACGATGACAGTTCATGTCGTTCGGAAGGTCGATGACCAGTTTGTTCTGCTGGGTTAG
- the LOC124700895 gene encoding histone H4-like: MSGRGKGGKGLGKGGAKRHRKVLRDNIQGITKPAIRRLARRGGVKRISGLIYEETRGVLKIFLENVIRDAVTYTEHARRKTVTSMDVVYALKRQGRTLYGFGG; this comes from the coding sequence ATGTCGGGCCgcggcaagggaggcaagggTCTAGGCAAGGGCGGCGCCAAGCGCCACCGCAAGGTCCTGCGCGACAACATCCAGGGCATCACCAAGCCGGCCATCCGCCGCCTGGCCCGCCGTGGCGGCGTGAAGCGCATCTCGGGTCTCATCTACGAGGAGACCCGCGGCGTGCTCAAGATcttcctcgagaacgtcatccgcgacgCCGTCACCTACACCGAGCACGCCCGCCGCAAGACCGTCACCTCCATGGACGTCGTCTACGCCCTCAAGCGCCAGGGCCGCACCCTCTACGGCTTCGGAGGCTGA